From the Kallotenue papyrolyticum genome, the window GCTCAGAAAACAGGGCATCATCTGGCAGCAGGCGCCCCGTGAGGCGGCACCGCCATCTGATGATTCGGCTTGCCTCTGGTTCCGCGAAACCGGCCGCACTCTTTGCGATCAACCGTATGGACCTCCATTCAAGACGTTCTGGCAGCGTCATGGGCAGCACGATCAGCTTCACACGGGTGCTACCGCCAGTCTCGCACTGTTCGGTTTTCCGCTGACCGAACCCCGCTGGATGACCAACAGCAGTGGCTACTTCGTGTTGGCCCAATGGTTCGAGCGTGCACGGTTGGAGTGGCATCCAGATAGGCCGCTCCAACCAACGCGCTACACCGTGCAGGTAGGCCGGCTTGGATATGAGCTTGCCATGCCGCCGGAGGCCATCGCGCCAGGTGATCTCCAACGGGCACACACAACGCTCTTGTCCTTCTTTACTGCGCTGCATGAGGGAAACTATGCCCAGGCCGCCCAGTATTACGGCGGTAGCTACGACATCCTCCGCACCTGGAATCCCGATACTGCGCCGGACGACTATGCCGGGCTGCTGGCGGGCGGGTGCGAGGCGAATGGACTGCAATGCCTCAAAATCAAAAAGATCGTGCGTGAACAAGCCACGGCAGCACGAGAGTTCCGTTTCCTGGTTGAATTTGCCAACGAGGATGGAACGACGTTTAGACGCGGACCGTGCTGTGGCGCATCCGAGGAAGAAATGCCGCCCGAAACACAATTCGGGTACATCGTCACCAAGATCGGCGATCAATTCCTGGTTCAAGGGTTGCCTGTGTATGTGCCGTAGATGCTGGCTTGTACCACCATTGATGTTTTCTAATGTTCCATCAGCGATCCATTGATAGTAATAATAGGCGACATGGGTTCATGGGGGGGAATCATGGGGTAGCATGCGCCATTGGCAGCCTGTTTTGGACAGATAGCACAGCGCATTGATAACTTCGCGAATATTGATGGTGCGTTTCCTGCCCGGACCAGGCTTTTGTTCGACATACGGCGCAATGCAGTTCCACTCGTCATCATGCAAGTCAGAATCATAGGGTAATCGTGTCATACATCGGCACCTCCTGCATCGGGTAGGCAGCAAGCAGTGGACCAGGGCGGGCGGGCGAGGGATTAAGCCATAGTGACCAGAATAGCAGCGGAATGAATACTATTATTCTTAAACAGCTTCTTAGACACGACAGGTTCCCATACGGTAAGGAAGAATAACGCCCATGTCCAGATTCATGCTCGCCAGAAGCTCGTTGCTTCCGGTCCTTATGACTATCCTGTTCCTGGCGGTAGGCTGTGGAGGCAATACGGCCCCACAGTCTGCCACAGCCATGCAAACAGCGACGTCACAGACCTCGATTACGCCAACAACAGGACTTACCGAGGACGAGTGTGCTGATGTCACGCGTATTCCGCCGGACGTACCAGAAGCTCAGGCGATTGGGCAGGCTATCCTGACTGCGCTGCCCGCAACCCAGCCGTCCGATCCGCAACAGGCCGCGCCCTACGAGTTCGCCGAAATCTGGTCGATCGACCGTGTTGAGGATTGGATCATCGTGCAGGCGAGCTTCAAGCGCGCGCTTGAGCCGGGGATCTTCATTGTGCGTGACACGCCATCCGGCTTTAAGTATGTGGGCCTGGGCTGGGGCGGAAGGCCAGACAACGCGGACCAAATCCGCACCGAAATCGCGCGTGCAGCACCCGATATTCCGCCCGTCTTGCTCGATTGCCTGGACTTCGGGAGATGGTTCTCGTAATGTGACACGAGCTGCGCGGCCGCTGCTGATCCACCGCAAGTTCGCAGGGGTCTCAGCAGTAGCGTTCACGAATGCGACCTACGAAGACACGAATGCGCCGCGCGAACGGCACCGGGTTGTGCCAATCAATAGACGCATTGATACTGACGGACGACAGACGACAGACGACGAGCGACTCATATCCCGTGGTTAGTGGTCTGTGGTCATTGGAATACTTCCTTGATAAACCGTCGCGCCACGTCTTCCCAGCGGCAGTGCTCGCGCACCCAGGCCTGACCCTGCGCGCCGAGCTGCCGCGCCAGCTCGCGATCGCCGATCACTCGATCCAAACAGGCTTCGAACTCGCGATAGCTGCGGAACCACAGCCCTCCCTGCGCCGCGCGACAGTGCGTGACGGTGACGGCGCAGTCGCCATGCACCAGCACGGGCGTGCCTTGCAACCAGGCTTCCATGATCACCAGACTGAAGCTTTCCAACAGCGACGGATTGCAGAATATATCGGCGGCGGCGTAGGCGTCGTGTTTGGTCTGATCGTCCAGAAAACCGAGATCGATGATGTGTTCGCGCAGCGCGGGAGCGATCTGTAGCCGCCCAGGACCGGCGGCGATGAGCGTGACGGTCGGTCCGCGCCGCGCTAGGTACTCTTCAAAATAGGCCAGCAGCAACGGCCAGTTCTTGGTGAAGTCGCGCCGGCCGGCGAAAAAGATCAGCGGCCCGGTGAGTCGCCGCTCGGCCCGGAAGCGCGCGCCATCGCCGCGCCAGTGTAGCTCGATGCCTTCGCCGACCACCGGCACGCGCGACTCAGGAAGGTCCGTGAGTCGCCGGATCAAGTCGCGCTCACCCGCACTGTTGGCCAGTACTTTGCGCGCCGTGCGCAGCAGAAAGCGCGTGGTACTGTGGTAGGCATAGGGCTCATCGTGCAGGCAGGCCACCAGGTAGCCGCGTTCGCCGGCGATCTGCATGCCCCAGAAGCTGGTCGGGAAGGCATATAGAAAGAAGATCCAGCGCCGCCGATCGCGCTCGTGAGTCAGCGCGTCGAGCAGTTCGTCGCTGCCGGTCAATGACTCAAGCAGGTTCAACTCCGCGATGGGGAAGTCGTGAGTCAATCGCCGCGTAATGTGGCGGCCCGCGCCCCGGTTGGGCCGGAAGCGTCGCACGCGGATGCCGTCCACCTCGCTGTCGCCGTGGGGGTAGTAGGGTTGCAGCGGCGCGTGGGCATCGCGCGCGGTGGTGGTCCAGACTTCGACATCCACGCCCGCCTGATGCAGCGCGCGCGCCAACTGCCGCGCCTGCGCTTCCGCGCCGCCGGCCGTGTCGGGGCCGAACCACGGCAGCACCAGG encodes:
- a CDS encoding glycosyltransferase family 4 protein; this encodes MSAEPIALVLPWFGPDTAGGAEAQARQLARALHQAGVDVEVWTTTARDAHAPLQPYYPHGDSEVDGIRVRRFRPNRGAGRHITRRLTHDFPIAELNLLESLTGSDELLDALTHERDRRRWIFFLYAFPTSFWGMQIAGERGYLVACLHDEPYAYHSTTRFLLRTARKVLANSAGERDLIRRLTDLPESRVPVVGEGIELHWRGDGARFRAERRLTGPLIFFAGRRDFTKNWPLLLAYFEEYLARRGPTVTLIAAGPGRLQIAPALREHIIDLGFLDDQTKHDAYAAADIFCNPSLLESFSLVIMEAWLQGTPVLVHGDCAVTVTHCRAAQGGLWFRSYREFEACLDRVIGDRELARQLGAQGQAWVREHCRWEDVARRFIKEVFQ
- a CDS encoding transposase, which translates into the protein MTRLPYDSDLHDDEWNCIAPYVEQKPGPGRKRTINIREVINALCYLSKTGCQWRMLPHDSPP